The Candidatus Desulfovibrio trichonymphae region ATACTGAGCTTGGGGCATGCCCATCTGCGCGGCCTTGTCGTAATTGGCGACAGCTTTATCCATATCCGCGGCGGCCCCCATACCTATCTCCCAGCAGACTCCGACACGCAGGTAGCCTTCCTTCGCTCCGGCAAGGGCGGCGTTTTGATACCACTCCAGGGCCTTTGAAAAGTTGCGGGACACACCTATGCCCTGTTCATAGAACATGCCCACATTCAGCATGGCCTGTGATTGCCCCTTTTCCGCGTTCGCCAGCATGGTGGCGAATAAGGCTTCCGGCGATACAGTTACGGGTTGATCTTTGGCGTTTTCAGCGGCAAAGCTTGGGCGGCCGAACACCAGCAAAAGAACAACCGCTATAAAACCCGCAAGCATGATGTTACGCATAATGACTCCTCAAATGAATGGAAAAGTGCCTGTTCATAACAAAAAAAGCAAAAAATCTTCGCCTGCTGCTCAAAAATCGGCCGAAACTGTCAATTTTGCCCGCAACTCCCCACATTCGCACAAGGGAAATTTGTCTTTTCCCTGCCCACCTGTCCGTTGCCTTTCTGTTTATGGGGCTACATGGACGGATACATACAGATATTACTGCCTGAACGGACTGCGTTGTTTTGGCTTGGCGCGGTACTCCGGAATTTCAGGATCAGGCGCGTTGCCGGTCAACCTGTTAAACTGGGCGCGCCGCAATTGCTGCTGCGCCATGACTTCTGGACGGTTATAGTAGTAGAGAGTGCGCTCGATGTTGCCCGCGCCGATGACGGGATAACGCAACTGATCTTCCGACATGATGCCGGAGCCGACTTCTGCCTGATCGGAGGACAAGCTTGAGCCCATCTCTTTTGGGCCGCAACCAGCCGGCGAAAGAAACGCGAGCACAAGGCAAAAAAGTCTGAAAAAATTGTACATGGCGCAGCATACACAAAAACGCGACATTGCGCAAGAGGTCAGGGCTGCTTTTGCACAGGGCAGACGCATCTAAAAAAGTCTATAGACTGGATGAGCAGCAGCTTTTAACGGCGAAACACATCTTCCGCACCGGAAGTGAAAATGCTCGGCTCTTCATATGCTCAATGCTTAGTCTACGGCATGGCTGCAAGCACAATAAATCAACCCATGTCTCCTGCGTCGCGCACCACCTCCAGAATGGACGGTACAGCGCGTATAACTTCTATAAGATCATACAGTTGCGTTGCGTCGCGCACCTCCACAGTAAAATACAAGGTTGCGCGCCCGTCCACTGTCCTGTCCATTTTGAGACCTGTGATATTGACGCTGTTTTTGGCAAAAATCAGTGTCACATCGGCCAACACGCCGTGCACATCTTTCGCAATAATAAAAATGCCGGCTTCGTAGGGTTTTTCTTCCGCGCCGCTCCAGTGGACAGAAATAAGCCTCTCCGGCTCCATATTGACCACATTGGGACAGTCCGCCCGGTGAACGCTCACGCCCATGCCTCTGGAAATATAGCCGATAATGGGGTCGCCGGGTACGGGATTGCAACACTTTGCAAAACGCATCAGCACGCCGTCCACGCCGGCAATATCCACGCCCTCATTTTTGCGGATTTCTTTCTTTGATTCTTTGGCGACGGCTTCGGGCAAAAACTGCGCAGGCGCAACCTCGTCGGGGTGCAGCACGGCATAAAGCCGGTTCAACACACGGCGCGGCGTCAGATGGGCGTAGCCGATGGCCGCGATCATTTCATAGACGTTCTCAAAATTCAATTCCTGCGCCACAAGGGCAAGATGCCCGGCCTTCGTGGCTTTGCCCACATTCAGGCTGACCTTTCGTCCCTCTTTCTCCAGCATTTCACGGCCAAGGGACATGGCCCGCGCGCGTTCCTCCGTGCGCAGATACCGCTGAATGCGGCTGCGCGCTTTGGCTGTTTTGACAAGTTTCAGCCAATCCCTGTTGGGGTTGCGCGCCTGATCTGTAATAACCTCCACCGTATCGCCGTTTCTAAGCTTTGTGCCCAGCGGAACAAGACGACCGTTGACCTTGATGCCGGCGCAGTGCTGACCCACCTTGGTGTGGATAAAAAAAGCGAAGTCCAGCGGCGTCGCTCCTTCGGGCAGTTCCTTGACGTCGCCCGCCGGGGTGTAGACGTAAACTTCGTCCTTGAAAAGATCCATCTTAAGTGAATGCATGAATTCGCGTGAATCCGTTTCTTCGCTCTGACGCTCAAAAATTTCCCGCAACCAAGCAAACTGTTCCAGATCCCTAGTATTGATACGGCCTTTTTCCTTGTAAAGCCAGTGCGCCGCCACACCATGCTCGGCCCGTCTGTGCATGTCTTCCGTGCGTATCTGAATTTCAATGCGCTCGCCTTCCGGCCCTATGACCGTGGTGTGCAAACTCTGGTAACCGTTGGCCTTGGGCATGGAAATGTAGTCCTTGAAGCGCCCGTGAACCGGCCGCCACGGGGAATGCACAAGGCCAAGCACAGCATAGCAGTCTTTGATATCGGAAACGAGTACCCGGAACGCCATGATGTCGTGCATTTCATCCAGCGTCAGAGATTGGGACTGCATTTTTTTGTATATGCTGAACATGTGCTTGACGCGTCCATACACGCGCCCCTGAATGCCGTTTGCAACAAGCAGCCCGCAGATGAGCTCCGTCACCTTGTCAATAATCTGCCTTTCCACTACCTGATGGCTGTCAAGCCAGTGGTCAATCTGATTATAGATATCCGGCCACAGATATCTGAAACTCAACTCCTCCAGATCGCGCTTCATGCTGTACAGACCGAGACGGTTGGCCAACGGAGCGTAAACATCCATAGTTTCCTGGGCAATGCTTCGTTGTTTAAGGGCCTTCTGATAATTGAGCGTGCGCATGTTGTGCAGACGATCCGCCAGCTTGACCATGAGCACACGCATGTCATGACTCATGGCCAGAATCATCTTGCGTATGTTCTCGGCCTGGGCTTCTTCTTTATTCTCAAAGGGGATAAGACTGATCTTGGTAACGCCGTCAACAATGTCGGCCACATCTTCACCAAATTTCTCGTCGATCCCTTCAATGTCGACTTTTGTGTCTTCCACTGTGTCGTGCAAAAGACCGGCGGCCACAGTGGACTCGTCAAAACCCATTTCCGCAAGGGAGTACGCCACCGCCAGAGGATGAGAGAGGTAGATCTCGCCGGAAAGGCGCGTTTGCCCGCCATGGGCGGCTGCGGCAAAAACATAGGCGCGCCGTATCATATCCAGATCGGCCTTCTGATGGGCGGATTCCACCGCGTCAAGGATTTCCTGAATGCGGACCATGCTGCATCTCCGCCGCACGCCACGCAATAATGAATATGGCGCACGACGCCACTATGTAGGTGTACAGGCCGCGCTTGTCAATGACAAAACAACCTACCTGATTTATTGGAACATGTCTTATTGATTTATCACAGCGTCTTGTTGGGTCATATTGAAATTCCGGCTCAACACTGCATCCTGCGATGTTCAATCAGGACAACCTAAAGACCACGGAAGCCGAAAATGCGGTGCGTTTTCACCACACACAAGGCGCGGGCACCGGGTTTCAAGAAGACATTTTCGCCATATCTTTACAGCCGGCACCGACGAAAATATTCCCCAGACGTGCTTTTCAAAAACCCGAAAACAGGCATAAAATAGAGCAGTCTTCGCGCGGATGTGCTA contains the following coding sequences:
- a CDS encoding chemotaxis protein; its protein translation is MYNFFRLFCLVLAFLSPAGCGPKEMGSSLSSDQAEVGSGIMSEDQLRYPVIGAGNIERTLYYYNRPEVMAQQQLRRAQFNRLTGNAPDPEIPEYRAKPKQRSPFRQ
- a CDS encoding RelA/SpoT family protein, with the translated sequence MVRIQEILDAVESAHQKADLDMIRRAYVFAAAAHGGQTRLSGEIYLSHPLAVAYSLAEMGFDESTVAAGLLHDTVEDTKVDIEGIDEKFGEDVADIVDGVTKISLIPFENKEEAQAENIRKMILAMSHDMRVLMVKLADRLHNMRTLNYQKALKQRSIAQETMDVYAPLANRLGLYSMKRDLEELSFRYLWPDIYNQIDHWLDSHQVVERQIIDKVTELICGLLVANGIQGRVYGRVKHMFSIYKKMQSQSLTLDEMHDIMAFRVLVSDIKDCYAVLGLVHSPWRPVHGRFKDYISMPKANGYQSLHTTVIGPEGERIEIQIRTEDMHRRAEHGVAAHWLYKEKGRINTRDLEQFAWLREIFERQSEETDSREFMHSLKMDLFKDEVYVYTPAGDVKELPEGATPLDFAFFIHTKVGQHCAGIKVNGRLVPLGTKLRNGDTVEVITDQARNPNRDWLKLVKTAKARSRIQRYLRTEERARAMSLGREMLEKEGRKVSLNVGKATKAGHLALVAQELNFENVYEMIAAIGYAHLTPRRVLNRLYAVLHPDEVAPAQFLPEAVAKESKKEIRKNEGVDIAGVDGVLMRFAKCCNPVPGDPIIGYISRGMGVSVHRADCPNVVNMEPERLISVHWSGAEEKPYEAGIFIIAKDVHGVLADVTLIFAKNSVNITGLKMDRTVDGRATLYFTVEVRDATQLYDLIEVIRAVPSILEVVRDAGDMG